DNA sequence from the Archaeoglobus neptunius genome:
CTTTTGCCTGCTTTACTATTTCATCCTCGTTTTCAAAGTCTCTTCTGCATGCAATGTCGTAAACGGTATCCACCCAAACCCTAAGCTGCTTTTCGGCCTTCTCAATTATCTCCAGACTGTCTCTCTTGAAGCCGAAATGCCCGAAACAAACTCTTTTGCTCCCGAGCTTTTTTAAATTCTGAAGTGAGTTAAGAGAAACTTCATATATGAACTTTTTTGGGGTAGCCGGTCTCAGATAGTAATCGTTTTTGAGGGGCATGTGCACCCCTGCGGACTCCCCTATGAAAAGGAATTCTTTGAAAACGTAGCTCTGATGATGCGCAGCATGCCCGGGAGTTTCCATGACCTCTATTCTCTCTCCTGAAAACTCAATCTCGCCTCTGTGTATTCTATCTTCAGGAATGCTTTGTGGAGGTCCGTAAATGTCCGCAATTTTTCCCAGTGCTACTTTTGAGGCCTTCCACAGCTTATCCGGGTACATCAGGTGTCTCTCGCCCTTTTTGTGCACGACAACTTTCGAATTTGGAAATTTTTTGATAAGTTCACCTATCCCGCCACCGTGATCGAGGTGAATATGCGTGAGGAGGATGTAT
Encoded proteins:
- a CDS encoding MBL fold metallo-hydrolase; the protein is MNILEIAEDLYLIDLPQKAEGFRKFISSWIIKDDDRAVLIDVGPASTVPKLLESLKYLEVSNIEYILLTHIHLDHGGGIGELIKKFPNSKVVVHKKGERHLMYPDKLWKASKVALGKIADIYGPPQSIPEDRIHRGEIEFSGERIEVMETPGHAAHHQSYVFKEFLFIGESAGVHMPLKNDYYLRPATPKKFIYEVSLNSLQNLKKLGSKRVCFGHFGFKRDSLEIIEKAEKQLRVWVDTVYDIACRRDFENEDEIVKQAKEELLEKDRRFARYHLLDDDIKKREDFFINNTLKGMLDYVYTAYCEP